The Chloroflexus aggregans DSM 9485 genome segment GGTCTCGTAGTGGGCTTGGGGGTTGGCCGGATTGCTATACTGGTCAGGATAAAAGTAACGATCGGGATATTCGGCGACCAAGGCACGAATAGCAGCGATTGCGGCATCCATACCTTCAGCCGGATCGGTCAAGATAAGTTCGGCGCCAAGCGCACGTAAGATGCGGCGTCGTTCAAGGCTAGCGTTCGCCGGCATCGCCAGCGTCACTCCGTAGCCCAGTACCGCGCCGATGGTGGCATAGGCAATACCGGTATTACCGCTGGTAGCGTCGGCAATTCGCATTCCCGGTCGCAGCGCGCCGCGTTGCTCGCCATCACGGATCATCCAGAGCGCAGGACGATCCTTCACCGAACCGCCGAGATTGTACCATTCGGCTTTTCCGTAAAGCTCAACGCCATCCGGTAAATCGAGAGCATGATGCAGCGGTAGAAGAGGGGTATGACCGATCAGATTGAGGAGTTCGGGTATCATTTTGGCTCACTCATAACCGGCACAATACGTAGGACTACGCTTGGCGCATCGCCATCTGGGCCGCCGCCTTGAGCACACGGTATGCTAATGTTGCACACTGTGGCCGCGCTTGCAGAATATCGGGGCCAACCACCTCAATGGCGGTCACCTCATCGAGTGCAGCCAGATCGGCCAGGGTCGCACCCTGTAACCGTTCAATCAGGATTGATGCGGTGCCAAGACTCACGCTACAACCCTGCCCCGTAAATTGAAGGGCTGTTAAGCGACCATCGGACGCCACACGCAGATAGACGGTCAACGTATCGCCACAATCAGGAACACCGCCACTGTACGTTAATGCATCGGCGAGTTCGCCATAGTAGCGGGGGCGACGGTAATGATCGAGCAAGCGTTCGATAGCATCTTGGTGCGAAGTAGTCATGGGCGTGCAACCTGGATATTGGTTAGCGAGACGGCGTCGCGTAGCGAGACGGTTGTTTACCCACAACGCGATGCTATCCGGTCAACGGATAAACGAAGCATACCGCCTCTCGCTTATCCGTTGACGAATGAACAATCGTCTCAGCTAGACATTCTTCTCAATTGGCAAGCCAACACTGTTGCCCCACTCGGTCCAGCTACCGTCATAGTTACGCACGTGCGGATAACCGAGCAGGTAGGTGAGAACAAACCAAGTGTGGCTGCTGCGCTCACCGATACGGCAGTAAGCAATCACCTCTTTGTCTGGGGTTACGCCATGGGTAGCGTACAGCTCACGCAACTCTTCAACACTCTTGAAGGTGCTGTCTTCATTCACAGCCCTCGCCCACGGGATATTGACCGCCGTCGGAATATGGCCACCGCGCAGCGTCCCCTCTTGTGGATAGTCAGGCATATGGGTCCGCTCACCGGTGTACTCTTGCGGACTACGTACATCGACAAGAACACCCTTGCGCTGGCGGACAAACTCGAGCACTTGATCGCGGAAAGCCCGGATCGTCGAATCATCACGCGGTGGCGCCACATACGAACCGGGAGGATACACCGGCACCTCGCGGGTGAGCGGGCGACCTTCCGCAATCCATTTCGCCCGACCGCCGTTCATAATCCGCACGTCGCGATGACCGAACAATTTAAAGACCCAAAATGCGTAAGTCGCCCACCAATTGTGCTTATCGCCGTAAAGAACGACGGTAGTATCGTTGCTGATACCTTTAGCCCGCATCAGTGCCGCAAATCGCTCGGAATCGAGATAGTCGCGGATCACCGGATCGTTCAAATCCTGCACCCAGTCAATTTTCACCGCACCGGGAATATGACCGGTATCGTACAGCAACAAGTCCTCATCGCTCTCAACGATGCGAACGTGAGGGTCGTTCAGGTGGTCGGCAACCCACTGGGTTTCGACCAGCGCTTCAGGATGGGCATAACCGCTCATTGCAACCTCCACTTGACCCACAAATCAGCTTCGCAGCCATTGTAGCGCGTTTTCAACAATTAGTCAAGTTCTTACTCAGAAACTCAACAAATATTCGATCGTCGCGTATTTCACAACGATACGTAGCGACCGGAGCGAATGCCGGCAATGTACGAGGCTTACCGGTGCGCAGTTCAAAGAGCGAACCGTGCATTGGGCACTCGACACACAACTCTGTGGTATCAAGCTCACCTTCGCTCAACGAGGCCTCATCGTGGGAACAGAGATCGTCGAGGACATACACTTCACGCTCAGCAACGCGGAAAACGGCAATCCGGTGCCCATGAATAGTAAAGGCCCGCCCACTACCAACCGGTACGTCATCCAGCGAACAGACCTCAACCAACGACATAGATTGCTCCTTCATCTGACGACTACACAAACCGACACGCGACCGTTTACCCACAATCACGCCATACATAACACGAGCGCTCCCTTTGTTGGGAGCGCTCGCCATTCCCGCATCCCGCACTGCGGTCTAACCCACCGAACCTTCCATCTCAAGCTGGATGAGACGGTTCAATTCAACCGCATATTCCATCGGCAGCTCACGGGTGAACGGCTCCATAAAGCCGAGCACGATCATCGATAGCGCGTCCGACTCAGAGATACCGCGGCTCATCAGGTAGAAGAGCTGCTCAGCACCGATGCGGCCAACCGTTGCTTCGTGGGCCAACGTGCAGCGATCTTCCTCGATCTCGATATACGGGATCGTATCCGACGCCGAATTCTCATCGAGGATCAGAGCATCGCAGTTGACATTGATCTTCGCGCCATAGGCACCCGGCGCCACCTTAGCTAAACCGCGGTAGGTTGTCTTACCACCATCCTTGCTCACCGACTTGTTGGTGATGCGCGAGGTCGTTTCGGGAGCGAGATGCACCATCTTGGCACCGGCATCTTGGTGCTGACCACGCCCGGCATACGCTACCGAGAGCACCTCACCACGCGCCTTGCGGCCCATCAGATATACCGACGGGTACTTCATGGTCAGCTTCGAGCCGATGTTGCCGTCCACCCACTCCATACTGGCCTCTTCGTAGGCCACCGCTCGCTTGGTAACGAGATTGAAGATGTTGTTGGCCCAATTCTGGATGGTGGTGTAACGGAACTTACCACCTTTCTTGACGATAACTTCGACCACCGCCGAGTGCAGCGAGTTAGTGCTGTAGATCGGCGCCGTGCAACCCTCGATGTAGTGGGCCTCAGCCCCTTCATCGATAATGATCAAGGTGCGCTCAAACTGACCCATCCGCTCGGCGTTGATGCGGAAGTAAGCTTGCAGCGGAATATCAACCTTCACACCCTTCGGCACGTAGACAAACGAGCCGCCTGACCAGACCGCGGTGTTGAGCGCAGCGTACTTGTTGTCAGCCGCCGGCACAATGGTACCGAAGTACTCCTTGAAGAACTCAGGGTACTCTTTCAGCGCGGTATCGGTATCAAGGAAGATCACACCTTGCTTTGCCCACTCTTCGCGCAGCGAGTGGTAGACAACTTCCGACTCGTACTGAGCACCGACACCGGCAAGGAATTTACGCTCAGCCTCAGGAATACCCAGCCGCTCGAAGGTATTCTTAATCTCCGGCGGCACCGCATCCCAGTCGGTCTGTGGGCGTTCGTTGGCCCGCACAAAGTAGTGGATGTCGTCGTAGTTCAACTCGGCCAGTTCGGGATTGGCCCACATCCCGACGAGCGGCGTTGGCTTCTTATTGAAAATCTCCAACGCGCGCAGCCGTCGCTTCAACATCCACTCCGGCTCACCCTTCATGCCGGAAAGTTCGCGCACAATGCGCTCATTCAGGCCCTTGGGTGCTTTATAGACATAGCGCTCTTCCTGTCGGAAGCCATAGCGCGAGTAGTCGAACTGCAAATTGACTGCTTCAGCGACCACTGTTTCACTCCTTTACTAGTATCGTGCAACGCCTCTTATATATCTTCATCCTCCTGCCCCACCCCATACAGACCGGCTTTGAGCGCCTTCAACGAGAGCAACGCGCACTTGAGCCGGGTAGGGTTGTGGGCCAGCGGTATCCCAATGATCTCAAGCAAGTCATCCTTACTAAACTGCTTGGCCTCGGCGACCGGCTTGCCCTTAATCGCTTCGGTCAGCAGCGAAGCACTGGCCTGACTGATCGCACAACCACGACCGGTAAAACGCACATCAGCAATGACGTCGTCGACAATCGCCAGTTCGAGCCGGATCTGGTCGCCACACAACGGATTACGCTCCTCGCGAATCACCGTCGGTGCCGGCAGATGGCCGTAGTTGCGTGGATGACGGGCATGTTCGAGGATCTGTTCACGATAGATGTCATCCATAGCTGCCTCACGTACTAGGCAAAGATGTGACGTGCCTTATGCAATGCCGCCACCAACCGATCGATCTCTTCGGGCAAATTGTAGAGATAGAAGCTAGCCCGGGTCGTTGCCGGTACGCCAAGCACCCGATGGAGTGGCTGCGTACAATGATGGCCGGCCCGCACCGCCACCCCTTCTTGATCGAGGATAGCGGCTACGTCGTGCGGATGCACTCCTTCGAGCGAGAAACTCACTGCACCACCCCGATCCGCCCCTGCCGGTGGCCCATAGACGGTCAGGCCCGGTACCTCGGCCAAACGTTCGAGGGCATATGCCGTCAATTCTTGCTCGTAGTGGTGGATCGCCGTCAAACCGACCTCTTGCAGGTAATCGGCTGCTTCACCGAGCGCAATTGCCTCACCAATCGCCGGCGTGCCCGCCTCAAACCGAGTCGGCGCGGCGGCAAACGTGCTGTGATCCAGTTCAACCAGGTCGATCATCGAGCCACCACCGAGAAACGGCGGCATCGCGTTGAGCAGCTCACGCCGCCCCCATAGCACGCCGCTTCCGGTCGGACCACACATCTTATGTCCACTAAAGGCAAGAAAATCGACCCCTAACGCCTGCACGTCTACCGGCATATGTGGTACACTCTGCGCAGCATCGAGCAGTACCCGTGCGCCAACCGTGCGGGCCCGCGCCACAATCGGTTCAACCGGGTTAATCGTCCCGAAGACGTTCGATTGGTGCGTAAACGCAACCAACTTCACCCGTTCATCGAGCAAACGGTCGAGGTCATCGAGTACCAACCGCCCCTGACCGTCAAACGGCAAATAGACCAACTCAGCACCGGTGCGTTGCGCCAACAACTGCCACGGCACGATATTGGAATGGTGTTCCATCATCGTGAGCAAGATGCGGTCACCGGCCCGAACATTGGCACTCCCCCACGAATACGCAACCAGATTGATCGCCTCGGTGGTATTCCGCACAAAGATCACTTCGCGCTGACTTGGTGCATTGATCAGACGGGCCAGCTTACCACGTGCTCGCTCGTAGGCAAACGTCGCCTCCTCGCTCAGCCGGTAAATCCCACGATGCACGTTGGCATTATAGCGCCGGTAGTAATCTTCCAGCGTCTCGATAACGCGCTGTGGCTTTTGAGATGAAGCCGCACTATCGAGAAACGCCAGCGGCTTGCCATTCACCTGCTGATGCAAAATCGGAAACTCGCGCCGCAAAGCGATCACATCAAATTGAGACAAAGTCGCCATAGCTGTACCTTCATCTGACGCCGGTGTGATACCGGCGCCAGACCGGCCGTCGAAGTGCATGAGTGATGCACTTCACGGTAAGCCACCTCAACGGCAGCAATTAGATCTTTGCTGCGATTTCAGCGATCAACTCGGCACGCAACTCTTCAAGCGGGATCGTATCGAGCGCCGGCTCAAAGAAGCCCATCACGATCATCCGTTGCGCTTCGGCACGCGGAATACCGCGAGTTTGCATATAGAAGAGCTGCTCTTGATCGATATCGCCGCTGGTTGAAGCATGCCCGCCTTTCAGCACATCGTTCGTGCTAATCATCAGACCGGGAATACTATCGTTACGCGCCTTGGGGCTAAGGTGCAAGGCATGCTCTTCCAGCCGCGTACTGGTAGCCGCCGACTCGTGCTCGATCTTGATCATACCATCGAAGACACTGTAGGCCGTGTCGTTGACTACCGTCTTAAATTGCATGAAACTCTCGCAATTATGACCGACGTGGCGCATCCACGGCGCGATCACCAAGTTCTGGCTATCGGCAGCAAACGTCGCACCGAGCCAATTGAGGCGTGAACCGTTACCAACCAGTGTCGCCTCAGCTTCGATATGCTGCACTTGACCACCAAGCTGGATCGACGTCCATTCTAGATTGGCATCGCGATTCAGGATGGCGCGCTGACCGGCCAGATGGTAGACACCGCGCCCCCAATGTTGAATGCTGATGAAGCGGACACTTGCTCCATCGCCAACGAAGATCTCGGTGATTGGACCGGCAAAGGAACCGGCACGCAGATCGGGCGAGGTAAACTCCTCGATCAGCGTAACGCTCGCCTGTGGTTCAACGATGACTAAGGTGCGTGGAAAAATCGCCACACCATCGGTACCGAGCGTATAGATCAGGCGGAGCGGCACCTCGATAGCGACACCCTTCGGCACGTACAGGAACGCACCGTCTTGCCAGAGGGCAGCCCGCAGCGCGCTAAACTTATGCTTCAACGGCTCAACTGCCGTATCCATATATTTCTGGATCAGTGCTTCGTGCGAGCGTAATGCCGCCGCCAGCGTCGTAAAGACGACACCTTGCGCAGCCAACGCCGGATCCCACTGGATCGCCGTCGCATGCGCACTATCTGAGGGAGCAATCGTCGTCGGATCAAGCTTGCTAAGATCGGTCCGCCGCCACTCGGGCGGATTCATCTGGGCAAAGGCAGCCCATGCTTCCCGCCGACGATCGGTGAGCCATGCCGGCTCGCCGGCAGCTTGCGAACGCGCCACGACGAACTCGGCGCTGATCTCGTTCAAAGTAGGCAACGTCGTTGTCATGGGCATCTCCCTTAGGCGGCACCGGCCAGCTCCTCACGGAGCCAATCGTAACCCTTCTCCTCCAATTCAAGGGCCAGTTCAGGACCACCCTCGCGCACAATGCGACCGTCCATCATTACCGACACGACATTGGGTTTGATATAGTTGAGCAGGCGCTGATAGTGGGTAATGACCAACACACCCATGTGTGGGCCGGCCATCCGATTCACGCCATTGGCCACAATCCGCAGCGCATCAATATCTAACCCAGAGTCGGTTTCGTCGAGAACGGCCATCGACGGCTTGAGCAACATCATCTGTAAAATCTCAAGGCGCTTCTTTTCACCGCCGCTAAAACCGTCATTGAGATAGCGACGGGCAAAGCTCTCGTCCATCTCTAACAAGTTCAAGCCTTCACGGAGCAACTTGCGAAACTCAGCCGCTGGAATTGCCGTCTCCTTCGGATCTTTGCCCTCTTCTGCCCGGTGTGCATTAATCGCCGAACGCAAAAAGTTTGCCACCGTAACGCCCGGCACTGCGACCGGATACTGGAAAGCGAGAAACACGCCCAGCCGGCTACGCTCATCAGGTTCAAGCTCCAGCAGATTATGGCCTTTGTACCAAATCTCGCCACTCGTTACCTCATACGCAGGGTGGCCGGCGATAATGTACGACAGCGTGCTCTTGCCACTGCCGTTCGGCCCCATAATTGCGTGGATCGTACCCTGACGTACCGTCAGATTCACACCGCGCAGAATCTCCTTGTCACCGATCCGCGCATAGAGATCCTTGATGATCAAATCGTTGCTCATGAACTCCTCACCACATCATACAAATAGACAACCTTACCTATCAGGATTAACATCAGCAGCCGGTGGCGTCAATGTCAGTGGAATATCCTGCGGGCGCAGCACGAAGCGACAGTTGTGTGCGCCGGATCGGATCGTATCCTCGAGTACGAGCTTTTCGCCCAGTACATACTCGATCATACGTCGCTCCATCGAACAGACCTCAGGATGATCGGCTGCCACATCGTAGAACGGACAGGCGAACAAGCGCAACACATCGCCTTCAGGCTCGATCTCGGCCGGTACACCACGCTGCTCGAGCAAAGCTCGCAGCTCATTGAGCCGAGCAGCCACATCGGTACCGGCCATTCGATCGGCGTACTCGCTCGCCAAACGCCTGCTTACTCGGTCGAGCAATTGCTCAACCTTCCCTTCCCCTTCTAGTTCGATCAGCTCGCGCAGTAAGGTACTGATCAAGCGATCGTACTGTTTGGGGAAGGACTTCTGCGCTTTTTC includes the following:
- a CDS encoding PLP-dependent cysteine synthase family protein; translated protein: MIPELLNLIGHTPLLPLHHALDLPDGVELYGKAEWYNLGGSVKDRPALWMIRDGEQRGALRPGMRIADATSGNTGIAYATIGAVLGYGVTLAMPANASLERRRILRALGAELILTDPAEGMDAAIAAIRALVAEYPDRYFYPDQYSNPANPQAHYETTGPEIWQQTDGRLTHFVAALGTSGTFMGTSRRLREYNPAIRMIAVQPDSPYHALEGVKHMASTKFVPAIYRPEQADEVIEVRSEEAFAMARWLARRIGLLVGISAAANVVAAARVAREAGSGVVVTILCDSANRYLSERFWEDPGFAEGAGI
- a CDS encoding iron-sulfur cluster assembly scaffold protein — translated: MTTSHQDAIERLLDHYRRPRYYGELADALTYSGGVPDCGDTLTVYLRVASDGRLTALQFTGQGCSVSLGTASILIERLQGATLADLAALDEVTAIEVVGPDILQARPQCATLAYRVLKAAAQMAMRQA
- a CDS encoding sulfurtransferase produces the protein MSGYAHPEALVETQWVADHLNDPHVRIVESDEDLLLYDTGHIPGAVKIDWVQDLNDPVIRDYLDSERFAALMRAKGISNDTTVVLYGDKHNWWATYAFWVFKLFGHRDVRIMNGGRAKWIAEGRPLTREVPVYPPGSYVAPPRDDSTIRAFRDQVLEFVRQRKGVLVDVRSPQEYTGERTHMPDYPQEGTLRGGHIPTAVNIPWARAVNEDSTFKSVEELRELYATHGVTPDKEVIAYCRIGERSSHTWFVLTYLLGYPHVRNYDGSWTEWGNSVGLPIEKNV
- a CDS encoding non-heme iron oxygenase ferredoxin subunit, whose product is MSLVEVCSLDDVPVGSGRAFTIHGHRIAVFRVAEREVYVLDDLCSHDEASLSEGELDTTELCVECPMHGSLFELRTGKPRTLPAFAPVATYRCEIRDDRIFVEFLSKNLTNC
- the sufB gene encoding Fe-S cluster assembly protein SufB, translating into MVAEAVNLQFDYSRYGFRQEERYVYKAPKGLNERIVRELSGMKGEPEWMLKRRLRALEIFNKKPTPLVGMWANPELAELNYDDIHYFVRANERPQTDWDAVPPEIKNTFERLGIPEAERKFLAGVGAQYESEVVYHSLREEWAKQGVIFLDTDTALKEYPEFFKEYFGTIVPAADNKYAALNTAVWSGGSFVYVPKGVKVDIPLQAYFRINAERMGQFERTLIIIDEGAEAHYIEGCTAPIYSTNSLHSAVVEVIVKKGGKFRYTTIQNWANNIFNLVTKRAVAYEEASMEWVDGNIGSKLTMKYPSVYLMGRKARGEVLSVAYAGRGQHQDAGAKMVHLAPETTSRITNKSVSKDGGKTTYRGLAKVAPGAYGAKINVNCDALILDENSASDTIPYIEIEEDRCTLAHEATVGRIGAEQLFYLMSRGISESDALSMIVLGFMEPFTRELPMEYAVELNRLIQLEMEGSVG
- the sufU gene encoding Fe-S cluster assembly sulfur transfer protein SufU — translated: MDDIYREQILEHARHPRNYGHLPAPTVIREERNPLCGDQIRLELAIVDDVIADVRFTGRGCAISQASASLLTEAIKGKPVAEAKQFSKDDLLEIIGIPLAHNPTRLKCALLSLKALKAGLYGVGQEDEDI
- a CDS encoding cysteine desulfurase, translating into MATLSQFDVIALRREFPILHQQVNGKPLAFLDSAASSQKPQRVIETLEDYYRRYNANVHRGIYRLSEEATFAYERARGKLARLINAPSQREVIFVRNTTEAINLVAYSWGSANVRAGDRILLTMMEHHSNIVPWQLLAQRTGAELVYLPFDGQGRLVLDDLDRLLDERVKLVAFTHQSNVFGTINPVEPIVARARTVGARVLLDAAQSVPHMPVDVQALGVDFLAFSGHKMCGPTGSGVLWGRRELLNAMPPFLGGGSMIDLVELDHSTFAAAPTRFEAGTPAIGEAIALGEAADYLQEVGLTAIHHYEQELTAYALERLAEVPGLTVYGPPAGADRGGAVSFSLEGVHPHDVAAILDQEGVAVRAGHHCTQPLHRVLGVPATTRASFYLYNLPEEIDRLVAALHKARHIFA
- the sufD gene encoding Fe-S cluster assembly protein SufD — protein: MTTTLPTLNEISAEFVVARSQAAGEPAWLTDRRREAWAAFAQMNPPEWRRTDLSKLDPTTIAPSDSAHATAIQWDPALAAQGVVFTTLAAALRSHEALIQKYMDTAVEPLKHKFSALRAALWQDGAFLYVPKGVAIEVPLRLIYTLGTDGVAIFPRTLVIVEPQASVTLIEEFTSPDLRAGSFAGPITEIFVGDGASVRFISIQHWGRGVYHLAGQRAILNRDANLEWTSIQLGGQVQHIEAEATLVGNGSRLNWLGATFAADSQNLVIAPWMRHVGHNCESFMQFKTVVNDTAYSVFDGMIKIEHESAATSTRLEEHALHLSPKARNDSIPGLMISTNDVLKGGHASTSGDIDQEQLFYMQTRGIPRAEAQRMIVMGFFEPALDTIPLEELRAELIAEIAAKI
- the sufC gene encoding Fe-S cluster assembly ATPase SufC; the encoded protein is MSNDLIIKDLYARIGDKEILRGVNLTVRQGTIHAIMGPNGSGKSTLSYIIAGHPAYEVTSGEIWYKGHNLLELEPDERSRLGVFLAFQYPVAVPGVTVANFLRSAINAHRAEEGKDPKETAIPAAEFRKLLREGLNLLEMDESFARRYLNDGFSGGEKKRLEILQMMLLKPSMAVLDETDSGLDIDALRIVANGVNRMAGPHMGVLVITHYQRLLNYIKPNVVSVMMDGRIVREGGPELALELEEKGYDWLREELAGAA
- a CDS encoding helix-turn-helix transcriptional regulator yields the protein MEHTRYPPDSPAGMILCYLQRHARATVKELADLLGVSTTAVRDHLVHLQAEDMVEVTSERNGPGRPRLVYTLSEKAQKSFPKQYDRLISTLLRELIELEGEGKVEQLLDRVSRRLASEYADRMAGTDVAARLNELRALLEQRGVPAEIEPEGDVLRLFACPFYDVAADHPEVCSMERRMIEYVLGEKLVLEDTIRSGAHNCRFVLRPQDIPLTLTPPAADVNPDR